TGTTCATGTCCACAAGATGCTCTCTCCTGTAGTGTCAACCCTGATCCATGTCTCGCAACCTTCCTCCTGTTCGAGACATGTTGTGCTAGGATCCATCTCGGCATCGTAGCTGCCCATCTCTGATCAGAGTCCAGACGAATGTTGGAGATGTCGCCATAGACTCCTGGCCTGTTCTATCGATTTTGCGGTGCAACATGTGCTTACTTCTCCTTCctgtttggggaggttgtaTCAAAAATACTAAGATAAGTTGGTCCATGCCGGGGTCTCTGAGGATTCGCAATCGACATTCGTTCGTTGCATGATAACACCCAGTGCAGTGCCCGTGGGCCAAGACAGTCGACACCCAAACTCCCGGGATGGAATATGccagtgtacaacaatgaTCGCATAAGCCTCTGTTGCTCTATGTATGGGGGAATGCTGCAATCAACGCAGGGCCAAAGGCCAAGGTTTTGGTATTGCGTTCGGTATTGGGGAGGCGGACACAACCGGGCGGCGAAGACCGTTATCGATGCTGCAGGACGCCACCTAGTAGGTGCGGGGACGTTTTACCTCCTTCCAGATTGGGTCGGGCTCCATGTCGGGAGCATCCTCATCGTGGTTCCAGCCTCCATTCAACAAGATGCTCACGAGTGCCCTAAGGCTGGTCGGAATAAGTGTTTGGCTTCTTGTCCACTATACGAGGGCAAGTCCATCGGAAATTTCCTGACTGAGCGACCAAATCTGTTCAATAACCACCTGCCCTATGGTACGTAAGGTATTTTGCCGACCGGCCTTTCTCGCATCATGTCGATCGCGACACTTCGTTGGCCGCGCGAGGCAGCATTCGCATCTTAAAACGACATTGTTTCCGACTTGCCCATTCAACGTTGCCTTCCTAAAAAAGCTTGTCATTCATAAGCTTCCATCTTCCCTGCAGTTGACAACAAGGGCTGTGCGGTCTGGGCCTTTGCTCAAGAACCCGGGGGGTTTGTCATCTCCGTCTGATGAATGCATGGCCGTGGCGCCAGCAGAGTGAAGGCAGCAACACCTGCTTCTCTGGGTGCCTACAGAAACGGTCGCACTTGGATGGTCTAATCTGCTGAGCTACATGTCACCGCATGCTCGTATTCAATGAAGCTGTGCTATGCTGAGGCAGACTGGGTCGTACCAACGGCTGTGTCTGGTGTGGCAGGTCGGTTTTGATGGGCACTTGGAGCGCGTGAGGTCGAGCTATGGGGGAGCGTCTTGAGCAAAACACGTGTTACTATTGCAAGCACCATTCATGAGATTTCGCTATCACTAAAAAGGCTACCACCGAGGAAATCAGTGCAGACGCGCCCCCTCCAAGGGAGGTCAAGTTCTTGTTCCCGTCAAGATGACAGGTTTCTCTTTCGCTAAAGCATCAATGACTGAATCGGGAAGATACAGTGATCCTTGACCAGTTGCTTTGGCGTTAACACAAGCCATTGAGCAATGCTGATGTCGTTGAACTCGGGGACTTGCAATACGTCGAGGAAAATCAGATCCTTGGTGCCTGTGTTTTCAATGAAGTGCCCCTCGGCGGCAGGAACAAATCTATCTCCGCCGACCGCGAAGTCAAAGGTtctggaggcggcggggtcTCCAATTCTGTTGTTCTATCAGACAGAGCCTTGAAGGAAGAACAGACATCGACAGCGTATGTGTCGTCGACAAAGGAGCAACCTTTGTCATCTACCAATGCTTGAGCATCAAGGCCAGCTCGTTGGCGGAATGTACTAGGAGCGAGCCGCATATCTAGGTACTCAGGCCATGACTTTTGCCGCAGGGAAACAGATGCATTTCTCTGTCTTGCCCATCCAGAGTTCTTACCAGTCCCTGATCTATCTTGTAATATGCCCATTGGCCACATCAGTTTGGGCATGTCACCCACACAAGATCCAGGAGGAGCAGACTAGATTCACTGCGGAGTGAGCCACCAGATTCTGCCATAGTCGGTGTTGGCGACTTGACTCCCTTCCAAGACCGTCGTTCTCCCCGTAGTCCCCTATTTAGTGTCATCTTTAGAAAACAACATAGGGGGTTCGTCATCGTGACGTACTGAGGATACGGCAAGGCCAAATTCCTGGTAATTGAATAAGCAAGATCCATGGGGGGGAGTTATTTGAAATCCAACCGTTTGTGCCTTCGTACATTTGTGAACAGGGGCTCAGGGTCTGGAATCAGCATTTCTTATAGCATGGCGAAGCTTGTCTCGTCCTCGAAACCACTGGCACCGTGCCTTTTCGTACTTGTGACGGAGAGTATCCATTCTCCTTTGATTCGACAGAAATTTCTTTTCCAGAGTATGGGAGCGTATAAGCACCTTGATCGCCTTGGACTTGGAAGATGCAGTTTGGACAGCACACTCTTGCTAATGGCAAGCTTCAAAGATT
The sequence above is a segment of the Podospora pseudocomata strain CBS 415.72m chromosome 2 map unlocalized CBS415.72m_2, whole genome shotgun sequence genome. Coding sequences within it:
- a CDS encoding uncharacterized protein (EggNog:ENOG503NUDY; COG:G); this translates as MPKLMWPMGILQDRSGTGKNSGWARQRNASVSLRQKSWPEYLDMRLAPSTFRQRAGLDAQALNNRIGDPAASRTFDFAVGGDRFVPAAEGHFIENTGTKDLIFLDVLQVPEFNDISIAQWLVLTPKQLVKDHCIFPIQSLML